In a genomic window of Dyadobacter fermentans DSM 18053:
- the groL gene encoding chaperonin GroEL (60 kDa chaperone family; promotes refolding of misfolded polypeptides especially under stressful conditions; forms two stacked rings of heptamers to form a barrel-shaped 14mer; ends can be capped by GroES; misfolded proteins enter the barrel where they are refolded when GroES binds), which yields MSKKIFFDTEARDKVKRGVDTLADAVKVTLGPRGRNVVIDKKFGSPSITKDGVTVAKEIDLKDPIENMGAQLVKEVASKTADSAGDGTTTATVLAQAIYSIGVKNVAAGANPMDLKRGIDKAVSVITKDLEAQKKNISTSKEIAQVATISANHDEEIGNMIAEAMEKVGKEGVITVEEARGTETEVKTVEGMQFDRGYLSPYFVTNTEKMEAELERPFILISEKKVSSMKELLPVLEAVAQTGRPLLILAEDVDGEALATLVVNKIRGALKVAAVKAPGFGDRRKAMLEDIAIITGGTVISEERGFKLENATLDYLGTCEKAIIDKDNTTLVNGSGASEDIQARVNQIKAQIENTTSDYDREKLQERLAKLSGGVAILYIGAATEVEMKEKKDRVDDALHATRAAVEEGIVAGGGVAFIRATASLDDLKGNNDDETTGINIIRAALEAPLRTIVSNAGGEPSVVINKVKDGSGAFGYNAKDNTYQDLLEAGIIDPKKVSRLALENAASIAGLLLTTECVIADEPEEAPAAGGHGHGGGMGGMM from the coding sequence ATGTCTAAGAAAATATTTTTTGACACAGAAGCACGCGATAAAGTAAAACGCGGTGTGGACACCCTGGCTGACGCCGTTAAGGTTACATTGGGCCCACGTGGCCGTAACGTGGTAATCGACAAGAAATTCGGTTCTCCAAGCATCACAAAGGATGGTGTTACTGTTGCCAAAGAAATCGATCTGAAAGATCCTATCGAAAACATGGGAGCTCAGCTGGTGAAAGAAGTGGCCTCCAAAACTGCTGATTCGGCAGGTGATGGTACTACTACTGCTACCGTTCTGGCACAGGCGATCTACTCGATCGGTGTAAAAAACGTAGCGGCTGGTGCTAACCCAATGGATCTGAAACGCGGTATCGACAAAGCCGTTTCAGTGATCACAAAGGATCTGGAAGCTCAGAAAAAGAATATCTCTACTTCCAAAGAAATCGCGCAGGTGGCAACTATCTCTGCTAACCATGACGAGGAGATCGGTAACATGATCGCCGAAGCGATGGAAAAAGTAGGTAAAGAAGGTGTTATCACCGTTGAAGAGGCTCGCGGAACTGAAACAGAAGTTAAAACTGTGGAAGGTATGCAGTTCGACCGCGGTTACCTGTCTCCATACTTCGTAACCAACACTGAGAAAATGGAAGCTGAACTGGAGCGTCCATTCATCCTGATCTCTGAGAAGAAAGTATCTTCTATGAAAGAGCTTCTTCCTGTGTTGGAAGCAGTTGCGCAAACCGGCCGTCCTTTGCTGATCCTTGCAGAAGACGTTGACGGAGAGGCGCTTGCTACATTGGTAGTAAACAAAATCCGCGGTGCATTGAAAGTAGCGGCTGTTAAAGCTCCTGGTTTCGGTGACCGTCGTAAAGCAATGCTGGAAGATATCGCGATCATCACTGGCGGTACCGTTATCAGCGAAGAGCGTGGTTTCAAACTGGAAAACGCTACTTTGGACTACCTCGGTACTTGCGAAAAAGCGATTATCGACAAAGACAACACAACTTTGGTAAACGGTAGCGGTGCATCTGAAGACATTCAGGCACGTGTAAATCAAATCAAAGCGCAGATCGAAAACACTACATCTGACTACGATCGCGAAAAATTGCAGGAGCGTCTTGCCAAATTGTCCGGCGGTGTAGCTATCCTTTACATCGGTGCTGCTACTGAGGTTGAGATGAAAGAGAAAAAAGACCGCGTTGACGATGCGCTTCACGCAACCCGCGCTGCGGTTGAAGAAGGTATCGTTGCAGGTGGTGGTGTAGCATTCATCCGCGCAACTGCTTCTCTCGACGACCTGAAAGGTAACAACGACGACGAAACAACTGGTATCAACATCATCCGTGCTGCTTTGGAAGCTCCATTGCGCACGATCGTGTCTAACGCCGGCGGCGAGCCTTCAGTTGTGATCAATAAAGTGAAAGATGGTTCAGGTGCTTTCGGTTACAACGCGAAAGACAACACTTACCAAGACCTTCTTGAGGCTGGTATCATCGATCCTAAGAAAGTATCTCGTCTGGCACTCGAAAACGCAGCATCTATCGCTGGTCTGTTGCTTACAACAGAATGCGTAATCGCTGACGAACCAGAAGAAGCTCCTGCGGCAGGTGGCCACGGCCACGGCGGCGGAATGGGCGGCATGATGTAA
- a CDS encoding ABC transporter ATP-binding protein, with the protein MELLRASGIRRTYGSLQVLKGIDLEVKKGEVVAIVGPSGAGKSTFLHILGTLDRPEQGEVFIDGINVFTQKDKDLARFRNEKIGFIFQFHNLLAEFTALENVCMPGYINGNVNEKDIQARAKELLELLGLGGRMDHLPSELSGGEQQRVAVARALLNKPAIVLADEPSGNLDSHNALDLHQLFFKLRDETGQTFIIVTHNEELAEMADRRLVMQDGLMIQHSV; encoded by the coding sequence ATGGAGCTACTTCGGGCGAGCGGGATCAGGCGTACTTACGGTTCATTGCAGGTATTGAAAGGCATTGATCTCGAAGTGAAAAAGGGGGAAGTAGTAGCCATCGTCGGGCCGTCGGGAGCGGGTAAAAGTACCTTTCTCCACATCCTCGGAACGCTCGACCGGCCGGAGCAGGGCGAAGTGTTCATCGACGGCATTAATGTCTTCACCCAAAAGGACAAAGACCTCGCGCGTTTCCGTAATGAAAAGATCGGCTTCATTTTCCAGTTCCATAACCTCCTGGCGGAATTCACCGCATTGGAAAACGTGTGTATGCCGGGTTATATCAACGGAAATGTGAATGAAAAGGACATCCAGGCTCGTGCCAAAGAACTGCTCGAACTGCTAGGGCTAGGCGGTCGGATGGATCATTTGCCATCGGAGCTTTCCGGCGGTGAGCAGCAACGCGTAGCCGTCGCCAGGGCATTGCTCAACAAACCTGCCATTGTATTAGCCGACGAACCCAGCGGCAATCTGGATTCGCATAATGCATTGGACTTGCATCAGTTATTCTTCAAGCTGCGCGACGAGACGGGGCAGACGTTCATCATTGTGACCCATAATGAAGAGCTGGCCGAAATGGCCGATCGTCGTTTGGTAATGCAGGACGGGTTGATGATTCAGCATTCGGTTTGA
- the sucC gene encoding ADP-forming succinate--CoA ligase subunit beta: MNIHEYQGKSVLKKYGVRIQEGLVADTPDKAVEVARELSQQTGTKWYVVKSQIHAGGRGKGRIVGSEQRGVALAKSVEDVRTISNNILGKVLVTHQTGAEGKRVNKVLIAEDVYYPGPSEPKEYYLSILLDRGRNCNVIMASTEGGMDIEEVAERTPEKIIKEWIDPKVGLQPFQARKVAFALGLEGDAFKEMVKFISALYRAYAESDSSMFEINPVLKTSDNKILAVDAKVDLDDNALYRHPELAEMRDTNEEDPLEVEAGANNLNYVKLDGNVGCMVNGAGLAMATMDLIKLSGGEPANFLDVGGGANARTVEAGFRIILKDPNVKAILINIFGGIVRCDRVAAGVVEAYKAIGEIPVPIIVRLQGTNAEEGARIINESGLKVYSAIEFKEAAAKVSEVLAELGV, translated from the coding sequence ATGAATATTCACGAATATCAAGGCAAAAGCGTTCTTAAAAAATACGGTGTGCGTATTCAGGAAGGCCTCGTAGCCGACACTCCGGATAAAGCTGTGGAGGTTGCACGTGAGCTCAGCCAGCAGACAGGCACCAAGTGGTATGTTGTAAAATCCCAGATCCACGCAGGTGGCCGCGGTAAAGGCCGCATCGTCGGCAGCGAACAGCGCGGTGTGGCATTGGCTAAGTCGGTTGAAGATGTCAGGACCATCTCCAACAACATCCTGGGCAAAGTATTGGTAACGCACCAAACCGGTGCAGAAGGCAAGCGAGTAAACAAAGTCCTGATCGCAGAAGACGTATACTACCCAGGCCCAAGCGAGCCGAAAGAATATTACCTGTCGATCCTGTTGGATCGCGGCAGAAACTGCAACGTGATCATGGCCAGCACCGAAGGCGGTATGGACATCGAAGAAGTGGCAGAACGTACTCCCGAGAAAATCATCAAAGAATGGATCGATCCGAAAGTTGGATTGCAGCCGTTCCAGGCACGTAAAGTGGCATTCGCGCTGGGCCTGGAAGGTGATGCGTTCAAGGAAATGGTGAAATTCATTTCTGCATTATACAGAGCTTACGCGGAAAGCGATTCGTCGATGTTCGAAATCAACCCGGTTTTGAAAACATCCGACAATAAAATCCTAGCCGTTGATGCCAAGGTGGATTTGGACGACAATGCATTGTACCGTCACCCTGAGCTGGCTGAAATGCGCGACACCAACGAAGAAGATCCTTTGGAAGTGGAAGCGGGTGCCAACAACCTGAACTACGTGAAACTGGACGGAAACGTGGGTTGTATGGTAAATGGAGCCGGTCTCGCGATGGCTACCATGGACTTGATCAAACTGTCGGGCGGTGAGCCTGCCAACTTCCTCGACGTAGGCGGTGGCGCGAACGCACGTACGGTAGAAGCAGGTTTCCGTATCATCCTGAAAGATCCGAACGTAAAAGCGATCCTGATCAACATCTTCGGCGGTATCGTTCGCTGCGACCGTGTTGCTGCGGGTGTGGTAGAAGCTTACAAAGCGATCGGCGAAATTCCAGTGCCGATCATCGTTCGTCTGCAAGGCACCAACGCCGAAGAAGGCGCCCGCATCATCAACGAATCCGGCCTGAAAGTATATTCAGCGATCGAATTCAAAGAAGCTGCGGCGAAGGTTTCAGAGGTTTTGGCTGAGCTGGGCGTTTAA
- a CDS encoding HEPN domain-containing protein, whose protein sequence is MDEATFDKDKVMAYWVQSSDEDFETMLVMFNSRRHAWSLFVGHLMIEKLLKALFVKVNNAFPPFTHNLLRLAEKSNMELTEENKLFLVSVTAFNINGRYDDYKMSFQKTCTPDFTNAWVEKLKENRLWIKELINQ, encoded by the coding sequence ATGGACGAAGCTACTTTCGACAAAGACAAAGTGATGGCGTATTGGGTCCAAAGCTCGGACGAGGACTTTGAAACCATGCTGGTGATGTTCAACAGCCGTCGACATGCATGGAGTCTGTTTGTCGGACATTTGATGATTGAGAAGCTGCTGAAAGCGTTGTTTGTAAAAGTCAACAATGCGTTTCCGCCCTTTACACATAATTTGTTAAGGCTTGCCGAAAAAAGCAATATGGAACTGACCGAAGAAAATAAACTGTTTCTAGTGTCAGTTACCGCCTTCAATATCAATGGGAGGTATGACGATTATAAAATGAGCTTCCAGAAGACTTGCACACCGGACTTTACCAATGCATGGGTTGAAAAGCTGAAAGAAAACAGGTTATGGATCAAGGAATTAATCAATCAATAG
- a CDS encoding nucleotidyltransferase domain-containing protein, translating into MDQGINQSIARFVASASKNQPGLVAAYLFGSYARNDFRPESDIDIALVIDKLNDSERFDTQVRLMMLASQFDSRIEPHPISKQDLMSTSNPFAAEILKNGIEFELRPSA; encoded by the coding sequence ATGGATCAAGGAATTAATCAATCAATAGCGCGTTTTGTCGCTTCGGCTTCGAAAAACCAGCCAGGCCTGGTGGCCGCCTACCTCTTTGGTTCTTATGCGCGAAATGATTTCCGGCCCGAAAGCGACATTGATATTGCCTTAGTGATCGATAAATTAAATGATAGCGAGCGCTTTGACACGCAGGTCAGACTCATGATGCTGGCTTCCCAATTCGATTCCAGGATCGAACCGCATCCTATTTCCAAGCAGGACTTAATGTCTACCAGCAATCCATTTGCAGCGGAAATCCTGAAAAACGGCATTGAATTCGAACTCCGCCCATCAGCCTAA
- a CDS encoding GntP family permease: MIFVIVLAAIAFIVLSSTVLKMHPLVGLLLAALGVGVFAGLPIDKLAETIGKGFGELMSKIGLMVILGCVIGAILDKSGAAIKVADVILKLFGEKRPALAMSVIGGIVGIPVFCDSGFIILHKLNQIVAKRIGKPLATIALSLSGGLFATHTLVPPTPGPLSAAGNLGIPDSIGLVILIGLIVSIPSLFLSTWFAGKYAHNLQLVDDAAVEEPKMIDEHLLPPAWKAFMPIVLPILLITLASFAKILHFPEELTRWLNFLGSPLVSFLLAIFFSYSLFPANASQRMMECFKSGIEHCGTTLVLVGAGGAFGAILKETTLKDMVSEWLLHNEMSGAYLLVIAFLIAIFFKTAQGSTTSAMVLTTSILAPLLASLGFVTPVQITLVVMAVGSGAMIVSHTNDAWFWVVSQFTGISAKDTYRTHTVLTGLQGVVSFGATMVLYWILG; the protein is encoded by the coding sequence ATGATATTTGTGATCGTACTGGCCGCTATTGCCTTTATTGTCCTCAGTTCGACGGTTTTGAAAATGCATCCGCTGGTGGGGCTGCTGCTGGCGGCGCTCGGTGTCGGAGTATTCGCCGGTTTGCCGATTGATAAATTGGCTGAGACGATCGGTAAAGGTTTTGGCGAGTTAATGTCCAAGATTGGACTGATGGTCATTCTAGGCTGCGTTATCGGCGCGATACTGGACAAATCCGGTGCGGCGATCAAGGTAGCGGATGTGATCTTGAAGCTGTTCGGTGAGAAGCGGCCTGCACTTGCGATGTCGGTCATCGGCGGCATTGTAGGCATTCCGGTGTTCTGCGATTCAGGGTTTATTATTTTGCATAAACTAAACCAGATTGTCGCGAAACGTATCGGCAAGCCACTGGCTACCATTGCATTATCGCTATCCGGCGGCTTATTCGCTACCCATACATTGGTACCACCCACGCCGGGGCCACTGTCCGCTGCCGGTAACCTCGGCATTCCGGATTCCATTGGATTAGTAATCCTGATCGGGCTCATCGTTTCCATTCCCAGCCTTTTCCTGTCGACCTGGTTTGCGGGGAAATATGCGCATAACTTGCAGCTGGTGGACGACGCGGCCGTTGAGGAACCGAAAATGATTGACGAACACTTGCTGCCGCCGGCCTGGAAGGCGTTCATGCCCATTGTGCTGCCTATCCTGCTCATTACGCTGGCTTCTTTTGCCAAAATCCTGCATTTCCCGGAAGAACTGACGCGATGGTTAAACTTCCTGGGAAGTCCGCTGGTATCGTTCCTGCTGGCGATATTTTTCAGCTATTCCTTATTTCCTGCGAATGCTTCCCAGCGCATGATGGAATGTTTCAAAAGCGGCATTGAGCATTGCGGCACCACGCTTGTGCTCGTAGGCGCAGGAGGCGCATTCGGCGCGATTCTAAAAGAAACTACATTGAAAGATATGGTAAGCGAATGGCTGCTGCACAACGAAATGTCCGGTGCTTATCTGCTCGTGATCGCATTTCTGATCGCCATTTTTTTCAAAACAGCACAAGGATCAACGACTTCTGCGATGGTACTCACTACCAGCATTCTGGCACCATTGCTCGCCTCCCTCGGTTTTGTAACGCCGGTTCAAATAACGCTGGTCGTCATGGCCGTAGGAAGCGGTGCCATGATCGTCTCGCACACGAACGACGCCTGGTTCTGGGTCGTGTCGCAATTCACTGGCATCTCCGCCAAAGACACCTACCGCACGCACACCGTGCTCACGGGGTTGCAGGGTGTTGTGAGTTTTGGGGCTACGATGGTTTTGTATTGGATTTTAGGCTGA
- a CDS encoding alpha/beta hydrolase family protein, which produces MKIRYTILAGLLGLASTSFAQQAELCQGAHFTEEQGKAFLDSHVPASKVEWEARAAEIRQQIRNGMDLQTLPEKPASKPIIHSKKEMDGYTIENVAFESMPGIYVTGNLYRPTKQQKSYAAILAPHGHGENPHGRFREQTQKRCATLARMGAIVFVWDMVGQGDAKQCGHKMAKALKLQTINSIRSLDFLLSIPGVDPKRVACTGESGGGTQTFLLAALDNRVKVSVPVVMVSSYFFGGCVCESGLPIHKKGNYQTNNVEIAALTAPRPMIMISDGGDWTKNTPEVEYPFMQKIYALYNAKDNLEAVHLADEKHDYGPSKRKAMYAFMAKHLDLDLKAVTRDGQIDEEPAKVLEQKDLAVFDNSHPRPANAVMGDEAVLQLL; this is translated from the coding sequence ATGAAAATCCGATATACCATACTCGCAGGCCTGCTGGGCCTCGCATCCACATCATTCGCCCAGCAAGCCGAACTTTGCCAAGGCGCACACTTTACAGAAGAACAGGGCAAAGCATTCCTCGATAGCCACGTCCCGGCATCCAAAGTGGAATGGGAAGCCCGTGCCGCGGAAATCCGCCAGCAGATCCGGAACGGAATGGATTTGCAAACATTACCCGAAAAGCCGGCTTCCAAACCAATTATCCATTCCAAAAAGGAAATGGACGGTTATACCATCGAGAATGTCGCATTCGAAAGCATGCCGGGCATTTACGTCACCGGCAATTTGTACCGGCCGACAAAGCAGCAGAAATCTTACGCCGCGATTCTTGCGCCGCACGGGCATGGCGAGAACCCGCACGGGCGCTTCCGCGAGCAGACGCAGAAGCGCTGCGCGACGCTCGCACGTATGGGCGCGATCGTGTTTGTGTGGGACATGGTAGGCCAGGGCGATGCCAAACAATGCGGGCACAAAATGGCCAAAGCATTGAAATTGCAGACGATCAACAGCATCCGCTCGCTGGATTTCCTGCTGTCCATCCCGGGCGTGGATCCGAAGCGCGTTGCCTGCACGGGCGAGTCGGGTGGGGGAACGCAGACGTTCCTGCTGGCCGCACTGGATAACCGCGTGAAGGTGTCGGTGCCGGTGGTGATGGTGTCTTCCTATTTCTTCGGTGGCTGCGTGTGCGAAAGCGGACTGCCGATCCATAAAAAAGGCAATTATCAAACCAATAATGTAGAAATAGCCGCATTAACCGCTCCCCGTCCGATGATCATGATTTCCGACGGCGGCGACTGGACCAAAAACACGCCGGAAGTGGAATATCCTTTCATGCAGAAGATTTACGCGCTTTATAATGCGAAGGACAACCTCGAAGCCGTCCATCTGGCCGACGAAAAGCACGATTACGGCCCGTCGAAGCGCAAGGCAATGTATGCATTCATGGCCAAGCATCTCGACCTCGACCTGAAAGCGGTCACCCGCGACGGGCAAATCGACGAAGAGCCGGCGAAAGTCCTGGAACAAAAAGACCTGGCCGTGTTCGACAACAGTCACCCGCGTCCAGCCAATGCGGTGATGGGCGACGAAGCGGTGCTTCAACTTTTATAG
- a CDS encoding diacylglycerol/lipid kinase family protein, translating to MSSQPKVLLVVNPISGDVNKDVIFERVIEKSESEGCDLRIYNTTGEDDQQTIREMVENIRPERVLVAGGDGTISMVAQALHGTEAILCIIPAGSANGLSVDFGLSGSIDQALEVAFNGEVSAIDAVSINGEISLHLADIGLNALLVKNYEDSDTRGKLGYAREMLRTLSEHENFEVRITAGDEVLETEALIVIIANAQKYGTGVSINPIGDMCDGFFELVIAKKLDFIETAKILAGSTDFNPEIMKVISVEKAKIECVEKAAHFQIDGEYKGLVKELEAVILPSYVRIAIPVGLREANAE from the coding sequence ATGTCTTCACAACCGAAAGTTTTGCTGGTAGTAAATCCCATTTCCGGGGACGTGAACAAGGATGTAATTTTTGAAAGGGTTATTGAAAAATCGGAATCCGAGGGCTGCGACCTGCGCATTTACAACACCACCGGCGAGGACGACCAGCAGACCATCCGCGAAATGGTTGAAAATATCAGGCCGGAGCGCGTGCTGGTAGCGGGCGGCGATGGCACGATCTCCATGGTAGCGCAGGCATTGCATGGCACCGAGGCGATACTTTGCATTATCCCGGCGGGATCGGCCAATGGCCTTTCGGTCGATTTCGGACTGTCGGGCTCCATCGACCAGGCGCTGGAAGTAGCATTCAATGGCGAAGTTTCCGCCATCGACGCGGTGTCGATCAATGGGGAAATCAGTCTGCATCTCGCAGACATCGGGTTAAATGCATTGCTGGTCAAAAACTACGAAGACAGCGACACCCGCGGCAAGCTCGGCTATGCACGGGAAATGCTGAGGACGCTGAGCGAACACGAGAACTTCGAAGTCAGGATCACCGCCGGCGACGAAGTGCTGGAAACCGAAGCGCTGATCGTGATCATCGCCAATGCCCAAAAATACGGCACGGGTGTAAGTATCAACCCGATTGGCGACATGTGCGACGGCTTTTTCGAGCTGGTAATTGCCAAAAAGCTCGATTTCATCGAAACCGCCAAAATTCTCGCCGGCAGCACCGATTTCAATCCCGAAATCATGAAAGTGATCTCAGTAGAAAAGGCAAAAATCGAATGCGTAGAAAAAGCAGCGCATTTCCAGATCGACGGGGAATATAAAGGGCTCGTAAAAGAGCTGGAAGCGGTGATATTACCCAGCTACGTTCGCATCGCCATTCCGGTAGGTCTGCGGGAGGCAAACGCGGAGTAG
- a CDS encoding App1 family protein translates to MKRCDLKLYRGYANKKELVVFGHVVKKYPSGDRKYTRRGFRYAKTIIELFSIKTIPFLKITLHLGDQTFETTAETDGYFRFQVPLAADMPSGWHTYRVTVDDEHHGKKYHAESSEEFFLPYKSSYGVISDIDDTFLISHSRRSFRKLFVLLSKNVQARKPFDDVVKHYQLLSFASRTHPHKDSNIFFYVSSSEWNLYDMIVRFAELNGLPKAVLKLKKIKSGLDDFVMTGSGSHEHKLRKIHNIINFYPELQFILLGDDSQKDPEIYEEICRTFPQSIRAVYMRQTRRRSKPHATALLKNIQDLGIDTCYFAHSNKAIIHSLDTGIVFQTPAEPEVKEIVGKAIS, encoded by the coding sequence ATGAAACGTTGTGACTTAAAACTATACCGTGGCTACGCCAATAAAAAGGAACTTGTCGTGTTTGGCCATGTGGTGAAAAAATACCCCTCCGGTGACCGGAAATATACCAGACGCGGGTTTCGCTATGCAAAGACCATCATCGAGCTATTCTCAATTAAAACCATTCCGTTTTTGAAGATTACGCTGCACCTGGGCGACCAAACCTTCGAAACAACCGCAGAAACCGATGGTTACTTTCGTTTTCAGGTCCCGCTCGCGGCCGATATGCCGAGCGGATGGCATACCTACCGTGTAACAGTAGACGACGAACATCACGGCAAAAAGTACCATGCCGAAAGCTCCGAAGAGTTTTTTCTGCCCTACAAAAGCTCCTACGGCGTCATTTCGGATATCGACGATACATTTCTGATTTCGCATAGCCGTCGTTCGTTCAGGAAGTTATTTGTGTTGTTATCCAAAAACGTGCAGGCGCGCAAGCCTTTCGATGACGTGGTGAAGCACTATCAGCTGCTTTCGTTCGCCAGCCGCACGCACCCGCACAAGGACAGCAACATTTTCTTCTACGTGTCGAGCAGCGAATGGAACCTCTATGACATGATCGTCCGATTTGCCGAACTGAACGGGCTGCCGAAGGCTGTTTTGAAACTCAAAAAAATCAAGTCGGGCCTTGATGATTTCGTGATGACCGGGAGCGGATCGCACGAGCATAAGTTGCGGAAAATCCACAATATCATCAATTTCTATCCCGAATTGCAGTTTATTTTACTCGGCGACGATTCTCAGAAAGACCCGGAAATTTACGAGGAAATCTGCCGGACGTTCCCCCAGAGCATCCGTGCCGTGTACATGCGCCAGACGCGCCGGCGGAGCAAGCCGCACGCGACCGCATTGCTCAAAAACATCCAGGACCTGGGCATCGACACCTGCTATTTCGCGCATAGCAACAAGGCGATCATCCATTCGCTCGACACCGGCATCGTGTTCCAGACGCCAGCCGAACCGGAGGTGAAGGAAATTGTGGGCAAAGCGATTTCATGA
- a CDS encoding response regulator transcription factor: MKKILIVEDDRRIAQNIFRGLAAENFEAEIAYDGITGKQMALEKKFDLVLLDVNLPGMKGYDVCQQLRVYKPSLPIIMLTAFGEIEDKVEGLNSGADDYIVKPFDFRELLARIYAALRVSDLMHPETSDKILRIADLEMNLGTKQVRRAGQVIDLTAKEFALLEYFLLHRGRVVSKMDLAEHVWHLNFDPGTNVVEVYINYLRKKVDKDFPTKLIHTRPGMGYIMKEE, encoded by the coding sequence ATGAAAAAAATCCTTATCGTTGAGGATGACCGCCGTATTGCCCAGAACATTTTCCGCGGGCTGGCCGCCGAAAATTTTGAAGCCGAAATCGCCTACGACGGCATTACCGGCAAGCAAATGGCCCTGGAAAAAAAATTCGACCTGGTACTGCTGGACGTGAACCTACCCGGCATGAAAGGCTACGACGTGTGCCAGCAACTCAGGGTCTACAAACCGTCGCTGCCGATCATAATGCTTACAGCATTCGGGGAAATTGAGGACAAAGTGGAAGGATTGAACAGCGGCGCCGACGATTACATTGTTAAGCCATTCGATTTCAGGGAATTGCTGGCCAGAATCTATGCCGCATTGCGGGTTTCTGACCTAATGCACCCCGAAACTTCCGATAAAATCCTCCGCATTGCCGATCTCGAAATGAACCTCGGAACCAAACAGGTGCGCCGGGCCGGCCAGGTGATCGACCTCACGGCCAAGGAATTTGCATTGCTGGAATACTTCCTGCTCCACCGCGGGCGCGTGGTTTCCAAAATGGACCTCGCAGAGCACGTGTGGCACCTCAATTTCGACCCAGGCACCAATGTAGTGGAGGTGTATATCAATTATTTACGTAAAAAAGTGGATAAAGACTTCCCTACGAAGCTCATCCACACCCGGCCGGGCATGGGTTACATTATGAAAGAAGAATAG